A single genomic interval of uncultured Desulfobacter sp. harbors:
- a CDS encoding nucleotidyl transferase AbiEii/AbiGii toxin family protein: MNFELVFKQVIQPFEEEGIQYGLIGGFALGVMGILRSTIDIDFLILLDDLEKAEKVLSSAMYSCIYKTENISQYSSSIKTLGHIDIIHAFRHLSREMLTRVQSFTVFDQYSVKVLSPEDIIGLKVQAIANEPSRYAADFQDMRLLLKYKKMNQQNVDWELLKDYFDLFNKQNLLVQLRNEFS, encoded by the coding sequence ATGAATTTTGAACTGGTCTTTAAGCAGGTCATTCAACCTTTTGAAGAAGAAGGCATCCAATATGGTCTCATTGGAGGATTTGCACTTGGTGTCATGGGCATTCTCCGTTCGACCATCGATATTGACTTCTTGATCCTGCTCGATGATCTTGAAAAAGCAGAGAAGGTTCTATCTTCTGCCATGTATTCATGCATTTATAAAACCGAAAATATTTCACAATATTCCTCCAGCATTAAAACGTTGGGTCATATCGATATCATTCATGCGTTCAGGCACCTTTCCAGAGAGATGCTTACCCGGGTACAAAGTTTTACGGTCTTTGATCAATATTCGGTAAAAGTACTTTCTCCTGAAGATATTATCGGCCTCAAAGTCCAAGCGATTGCCAATGAGCCGTCGCGCTACGCTGCCGATTTTCAGGATATGCGCCTGCTTCTGAAGTACAAAAAGATGAACCAACAAAATGTCGACTGGGAACTTCTTAAAGACTATTTTGACCTTTTCAATAAACAGAACCTGTTGGTTCAGCTTAGGAATGAGTTTTCATGA
- a CDS encoding DUF1902 domain-containing protein: MNKRPYFIRAEWDEEADVWVASSVGVARPQ, from the coding sequence ATGAATAAAAGACCTTATTTTATAAGAGCGGAATGGGATGAAGAGGCAGATGTATGGGTGGCAAGCAGTGTTGGTGTGGCCCGACCCCAATAA